From a single Nicotiana tomentosiformis chromosome 2, ASM39032v3, whole genome shotgun sequence genomic region:
- the LOC117274522 gene encoding uncharacterized protein isoform X2, whose protein sequence is MGLYIMKNFVVCPNNMKLKTKDHKFKLMFTHKTIVDEIHDPHFNMCIFKFRTYEQLSNPPEFDNTELFDVIGEVVSCEDVETIKQDDNIRHVLRSVEKL, encoded by the exons ATGGGTTTGTACATCATGAAGAATTTTGTGGTTTGTCCAAATAATATGAAGCTGAAAACCAAAGACCACAAGTTTAAGTTGATGTTCACGCATAAGACCATTGTTGACGAAATACATGATCCACATTTCAACATgtgtattttcaaatttagaaccTATGAGCAGCTGTCAAATCCCCCAGAATTTGACAATACTGAGCTATTTG ATGTTATTGGCGAAGTTGTGAGTTGTGAGGACGTAGAGACTATCAAGCAAGATGATAACATCC GACATGTCCTGAGGAGTGTAGAGAAGCTGTAA
- the LOC117274522 gene encoding uncharacterized protein isoform X1 yields the protein MMDEKGDHIHTSIGRSFIQRFKQEIKEMGLYIMKNFVVCPNNMKLKTKDHKFKLMFTHKTIVDEIHDPHFNMCIFKFRTYEQLSNPPEFDNTELFDVIGEVVSCEDVKTIKQDDNIRHVLRSVEKL from the exons ATGATGGATGAAAAG GGCGATCACATTCACACAAGTATTGGCAGGTCTTTTATCCAAAGGTTCAAACAAGAAATTAAGGAAATGGGTTTGTACATCATGAAGAATTTCGTGGTTTGTCCAAATAATATGAAGCTGAAAACCAAAGACCACAAGTTTAAGTTGATGTTCACGCATAAGACCATTGTTGACGAAATACATGATCCACATTTCAACATgtgtattttcaaatttagaaccTATGAGCAGCTGTCAAATCCCCCAGAATTTGACAATACTGAGCTATTTG ATGTTATTGGCGAAGTTGTGAGTTGTGAGGACGTAAAGACTATCAAGCAAGATGATAACATCC GACATGTCCTGAGGAGTGTAGAGAAGCTGTAA